In one window of Solanum pennellii chromosome 2, SPENNV200 DNA:
- the LOC107009492 gene encoding transcription factor MYB74-like has translation MGRAPCCDKNGLKKGPWTPEEDQKLIDYIQKHGYGNWRTLPKNAGLQRCGKSCRLRWTNYLRPDIKRGRFSFEEEETIIQLHSILGNKWSAIAARLPGRTDNEIKNYWNTHIRKRLLRMGIDPVTHSPRLDLLDLSSILNHSIYNNSSHHQMNLSRLLGHVHPLVNPELLRLATSLLSSQRQNTNNFLIPNNLQENQIICQNQLPQMVQNNQIQDFSTISTAPCVPFSSHEAQLMQPPIATKIEDFSSDLENFGNSQNNCQVINDDEWQLSNGVTDDYFPLQNYGYYDPLTSDENNNNFSLQSVVLSNLSTPSSSPTPLNSNSTYFNNSSSTTTEDERDSYCSNMLNFDNIPNIWDSTNEFM, from the exons ATGGGTAGAGCTCCTTGTTGTGACAAAAATGGACTTAAAAAAGGTCCATGGACACCTGAAGAAGATCAAAAACTCATTGATTACATTCAAAAACATGGATATGGTAATTGGAGGACTCTTCCAAAGAATGCtg GGCTTCAAAGATGTGGAAAAAGTTGTAGGCTTCGTTGGACTAATTATCTAAGGCCAGATATTAAAAGAGGAAGATTTTCTTTTGAAGAGGAGGAGACTATCATTCAACTCCACAGTATTTTAGGCAACAa GTGGTCTGCTATTGCTGCACGTTTACCTGGTAGAACTGATAATGAAATTAAGAACTATTGGAATACGCATATCAGGAAAAGGCTTTTGAGGATGGGGATTGATCCAGTGACACACAGTCCACGTCTTGATCTTCTTGatctttcttccattttaaaCCATTCAATTTACAATAATTCATCTCATCATCAAATGAATCTTTCAAGATTGTTAGGCCATGTGCATCCTTTGGTTAATCCTGAACTCTTGAGATTAGCTACTTCTCTTTTATCATCCCAACGCCAAAACACAAACAACTTTTTAATCCCAAATAATcttcaagaaaatcaaataatttgCCAAAACCAATTGCCACAAATGGTCCAAAATAACCAAATTCAAGATTTTTCAACTATAAGTACAGCCCCATGTGTTCCATTTTCTAGTCATGAAGCTCAACTCATGCAGCCACCTATTGCAACAAAAATAGAGGATTTCTCATCAGATCTTGAAAACTTTGGTAACTCACAAAATAATTGTCAAGTTATTAATGATGATGAGTGGCAATTAAGCAATGGCGTGACGGATGATTATTTTCCTTTACAAAATTATGGGTACTATGATCCTCTAACGTCCGatgaaaacaacaacaattttaGTCTCCAGTCAGTCGTTTTGTCGAATTTATCGACACCTTCATCAAGTCCTACGCCATTGAATTCAAATTCAACTTACTTCAACAATAGCAGCAGCACAACTACTGAAGATGAAAGAGATAGCTACTGCAGCAACATGTTGAACTTTGATAATATTCCAAATATTTGGGATTCTACTAatgaatttatgtaa